CCCTCTCATAGGGAACGCAGTTAAACACAACGTCATCACTGCACGCAACGAAGCGACGTTGCCGCTCCGCTGCGTGGACGCATGCACGCAGCACGCAGCCGGTTTGTCTCGTCGGAGCTGCGTTGCGTGCAAGTCACGcgtacgcgcacgtcacgcacacgtcacgcaagcggtgtgtcctctcttatgagttttcatattctacaacgcagcgggacgcgtaagtgcacgcgcacgtcacgcacacgcatccggtgtggtTTGGCCTTTATCGAGAGTTGGTCCTGTTTACGTCTTACGAATTACCCTgtatattgttaaaataagtCCTAATTCCTTTATTTAATTAGTCATATGACAGCACTGTACtgcacaatatttttaatttgattttcgAATCTACGAGCGAAATAGAACCTCTAATCTTATGTATTAACAGTACAAGTGTCTTGGCATCCAGTATAATAGCTGTAAACTTATACCTACTTAGTGTTTCtctgaataaagaataatacTGCCTCTAATCTAATTGACTCGTTTAAAATTCTAAAATCTGTACTACGTTAGATACTTAAATTAGAGCATATTCCAGGTCGTCGATCGGGCTCAGGCATAAATACTCACAAAAGGCTGGTGATGATGACTGCATCATCTCAGGAATCTGGGCGGTTAAAGTACCTATTATCAGCCGCCCAGATGCCTATAAAAATCTCCcccgttccattctaatttgaatctttattttgtcAAATCTAAACCTCATTCGTATTGGCAGGTTTTGATATCTGGGCTAGAGGTTATGATGACATCGAGCTGATTCTGATGATGGATACTGAAGGTACAGGGGGGGAGGGGCAGGTATAAAACAACAACAACGGAACGGCATTAAGGGCTGGGACGGGCATTAACATTGTaaggtggtactagtgctcgacatgctaatgcccaatagatgacacccctgctgtcacctctagtGACAATGACTtcagtttcaagatgacatgtactgggaccgcgtcgagcaccagtacgatTACCTTATTCGTCATTATaagtacaaataaatgcccataccaggattcgaacccgatgaaataaaccgggcaagtgcgagtcggactcgcgcacgaagggttccgtactataatgcaaaaaaaaaaacaaaaaacaaagcaaaaaaaaacggtcacccatccaagtactgaccactcccgacgttgcttaactttggtcaaaattcacgtttgttgtatgggtgccccatttaaatctttattttattctgtttttagtatttgttgttatagcggcaacagaaatacatcatctgtgaaaatttcaactgtctagctatcacggttcgtgagatacagcctggtgacagacggacggacggacagcgaagtcttagtaatagggtcccgttttaccctttgggtacggaaccctaaaaaactactTTAATTCAGACCATAAAGAACCGAGTAGAAAGTTACATTTGAGAGATTTTTCCTAACAGGCCAATCCGAACGTGCATTGCTCCGAGTGAGTAGGTATTGTATATTGTTTGGTGCACTGACTTCAAACCGATATTAAAATGATATTGAAATCATACCAGGAAGCCGTCATTCGCGCGGGCGTCTCGCTCGCCCTTATACTTGTGCGGAAAAGTCTGAGCGAAATGAACGCGCTAATGACAGCTGTGATTCCaatcagggccgtcttaaactatgctggggccccggggcacataagaatttggggcccttttggaaagtaaagaaagcgaattaaactaacatttttctactatgatcttctatttattatgggtaatcaaatattctgttaactgtctgtccttcggggccccccgaagatgggggccctgggcacgggccccgtgtgcccttatggtaaagacggtactgattccaatattttcatattaatatCGGTTTGATACAAAAGATATAAAATTTGATTGGATAGATCTCGATTTTGAGATAGAATGAAGCTAATTTTGCTTGGTCTCGTTACAAGCTAAAGGGGTTAAATGAAAACAGAGAATTTGATTAACAAATCGtggatatttattgaaataaaaataataaaaatgaaatataataaaaacagttCATATTTCACGTcgttacacaataaaatttgtcttagtgttttttttgttttactaTTTTGTCTCCGTATGTCGTTCATATCAAGGAAATTCAATGTatagtggtatttttttaaattatcaatACATGTTAtcgatttataattgtttttttgaGACCGTCAATTTTTCAGGGTTTTATCGTTAGAGTTTGAGTGTGCTTTTAATTTCATGTTTGAAAATTTGTCGGTTTCAAAAAAGGTAATAATATAAGCTCCAACTACCTATGTGataactaaaatatttagcAAGTGGTGTATGAAATTACGACAGTCAGTAAATAAAGCTTTATTTGAAAACATATTGATTTCGCTACATAAAAGTTTTATTGACTgacttattaaataattttttataAAGATTAACATCGGGAAATGCAAAGTTATTCTAACAGTGTACCTAAGTGATAGCAATGACAATTTGACTGAGTTTAagataaaacagaataaaatgccTAAGACCTGTCCAGACAAGGTTTGCTTCAAatcttaacaaataagatcataaACATCAAACCAAGTAGACTGAAGAGGCCTTAAGCACTTTGAATACCATAGACATCACGACTGGAGACAAAACACTTCTATAATTTCCTTACATATTTATCTAATATAAATTCTATCATaatttacattaagtacgtatactGAAAGATTTCACACTTGGACTAATTTAGGTACGAGTGAAAGGTTCCATAAATCACGAAAACATCTTTTAAAACAAAACTGGAATTATTTTTTCAGTCTTAACAAAGAAACTAGCTCTCGTCGGCTCGACTCGAACATGAAACTAAGGTCTAATGCTTCTCCCATAGAttcattttgattaatttaaacaCTAATTAAATTTAGAAATACGCAATTACTAATAACACGTAGGTACACTTAAAATCGATTCCAATTTTGCTTTCTACAATACTTAAAATATCGATTACAGGAAACTCACCGTATTTTCCAAATttcgtttatttattttctataattTCCGAAACATCTTGTCTTCTATAAATATGAACATCAATAGGTACTCGATTTACATATCatacttatatttaatatttacaagGTCTTAACTAAGATAGGAAACATTTGCTTATTATTGTACAGTAAACCCGAAAAATACCAAACAACTTACTTCCAAACACGTACATTGCTACACCGAACTATGAAGATCCTAAGAAAATACTGGAAAAATCTATTCATAATTGACACTATACAGCTTACAACTAAACCATACATTAAATCAACATAGCTTAACTTTGGCATTGGTTTCCACATTTTCTATAAATTAAAACATGTCAAACAAAGATCAATCGAATGTAACATTTAAAGATCATTGAAAATGAACAGTACAGcctcaaaataaaaacataattcgCAAACTAACATTAACAATGCAACGGGAACTGCTCAACACTGGTTCAGCTCAGGCCTATACGATATGTCActtaagatataaataaaattaatgccCTTCGGTGCGGAAGCTCTCGGGCTAATATTGCAATCATTCGCCAACCAATTCAATTCTTAAGACTAGAACGTTAGTGTGATTCAAGCGGTAAGAAACGCAACGATTTTAGGCCTAAAAGATCTGGCTGGGCGGCGCAGGCGGCGGTAGGCGGAGACCGCCCCACGGGTAGAGTCACGAGGCCTCTTCTCGACACGCGTTCGAGTCGTCGGACAAAGCTAACGGTGCACCGTTACTCTGATTCACGACGCACTTACGCATGTGCTTCTCGAGTGTTGACGGTACTGAGAAGGGCATCTCACAAAACCGGCAGCGGTACACGTCCTTTCCCAAACGACCGTGCGTCTTCATGTGCCTGGTCAACTTGGAGCTCTGAGCGCACGCATACGAACATAACTCACACTTATAGGGTTTTTCGCCGGTATGAGATCGCCTGTGGACTGTCAGATTTGAGCAGTTCTTAAATACCTTCCCACAGTATTCGCAAGTGTCATTTCGACGTCCTTCTTTTGACTTCAAGAGAGGGTTTTGTAAGAGACCGTTGCTGGTGTTTTTGAGGCCATCGAAAATATTTTCAGGTGGTCGTTGCGCGTGTAACGTTGGCAGCCACCAACCCTCACCTCGGTCCATATCTAACTTCATCCGCTTGGAAGCTTCAAACGGATTTTCAAAAGGATTAAACAAAGGGTGTGGTTGCGGCGGCATTTTTGCGAATTCTTCTTTAAGCCGTAACGCAGCAGTGGGAGGCATGCCGTTTGGCTTATCGCTGGAAGGACCATTGTTATTGTCACGGTCCTTCGCCAGTTGCCATTTAAGCGAGTTTCCCGATTCCTGTAATGCCTGTTTAAAAGCTTCGCTGTATTGAGCAATGTTTGATAAACCGAATTTATCCATTAGTTCACCAACAACGGAAGCGGATGGGGGATGAGCGGGTAGAGGAAGAGATTGTTTTCGGGGTGGCGCGGAAGGAGCACTGCTATTTGATACAGTTAAGTCCTCAGCTTCCTCAACGTCCTCGCCATCCTCATTCTCCTCGTCTTCCTCACCATCTAACTCCTCGTCTTCTAGATCTTCATCTGAGTCATCCTCACCGGTGTCACCACCAGACTCTCCATCTTCCGTATTGGCATCAGTTCCCCTATGCACTTTCATGTGCCTTTTTAATTTGGAAACTTTCTCAAACGCTTCGTCGCATTCACTACATTTGTACGGTTTTTCGCCGGTATGTGTGCGGCGATGCACCATTAAATTATTCTCGAAGCGGAACTTCTTTCCGCAGAACTCACAGGAATGTACAGCCTCGTCATTATTGCGTTTTGCAGGCGGAGTCGAAGACGGGCGATCGGGAGGCGCGTCCGCGATCGGCGGCTCCGCGCGGCGCTCCGGCGACGTTGAGCTATGAGGCCTCGAAGCGTCGCGGGGCGCGTCCACCGTCCCGGGTCCGGCGCCCACCGGTGGAGTCTGGCCGACTCGGGAGGGCGACGGGGAAGCGAACGGCGGCGAATGCTTCCTGGGGCTAGGAGAGCTCGAATTGCCTGTGGCCGCCCCTGGACTGGTCGTACCGGCCAGTTGCCGCAAGCGCTGCGAGTAAAAATCCAGCTGGGGTTCAAGTGATAGTGGTTGTGATACTGGAGGTACTCTGTCCCGAGAGGAGACCGACGTCGGTATGACGGGTGGCCGGTCTGCCGGTGACGGGAACGGTTGGTGAGGTGGGAGGGAGTTGGCCGCTACTGCTGCCGCGGCCGCAGCCAAATTGATCCCATGGTGGCGAAATTGCTCTGATACCAGTTGCTCCATCCTGAACCTATGGTCGTGATGGTTTGGTCGCGCGAAAAGTGGCGCGGGAGGAACTGAGGGATGAGCCAGCGGTGGTAAGCTGCCCGGGAGTGGCATTCTTAAGAGACCACCGACTCCGAAAGGCGAATGCATATCCGGAGGAGGCAGTAACGGGTGGTGGCGAAGCGACGGTGGCGGGAGCGGCGCGCCAGTTGACGAGCACCCCGAGCTCGAAGAAGACGTGCTCGACGAGGAATGGTTCTGCTTATTAAGATGTTGCTGTGGAGCGTTATCCACGTATATCTTGACTCCATGGACGTGCTGCACGTGCTGCAGCAGCCTCCACGCCGAATGCACGCGCGCCTTGCAAGTGGAGCACACGTAGTTGCTCGGCTCTGCGGGCAAAGAAAACAAACTTTAAAAATGTGAAAACTAATCTCTTAGGGGAAAGGTTTCCAATAGAAGATTTACAGCAATATTAACACGGGCAAAGTGTCTAGTAATAGCTCTCACATATCGTAGTGTTGGGCCTAGGGAGTGTGCGTGGCGCGCATGCTAATCAGAAGGTCCGAGGGCCGGGTACGTCGGCGGCCGTGAATGATCGCTCCTCCGTGTCCCGCAAGATTCATGCACCTCtaaaatcttatgaaatatacgGGGCCGGGATCACGTACCGGCCCACTGTTGATATTGAAATCTATGTAACATTATCCCGGATGAGAAAAAAAAACGCCTGAGTGTTtaattttcatatttcatatgtgTCTGGAGATTGTAACATATGCAGTTTGGATTACCAGTGATAAGTTtaggaattttattttatttaggtttaCGAGAGAAATATAAGTACGAGTAAGTAGTCAAATCATCAATAACACATctatattaggtacatatgacATGCTGAATAGGACTAAAAAGATCAATTACCTACTGTGTATTATTCCTTACTAAGTAGTCCTTTTTTACTTGTAGGTACTGATTTTCTAACAGTTTGTATATTTGCTTTGGATTCAATTCAGTAAAATAAAAGGTACACCTACAGACAAAAAAATTCGCAACAAGTGAGACTACGAGACATGTAATATATCAATATCACTTATGATTAATATAGTTACGGATTAAAAAATGATATAATTGATTAATTTCATCCAGCTAGTATCGTCTagtcaaaacaataaaaaaataaactattgtTTCCTAATGTTCAAGCTCAGGAGTTACGCAGTGGACGCTTGGTCAAGCACCGGCCGTCAAGGCGGAGTTTTGACAGTAATTTGATTGCTCATTGTGAGCGCGGGCCACATTTTATTGTGGAGACAATAACGTTCTCGACTAGTGTTGGGACATTAACCTATTTGTATAACACATTTTCTATAGTacattaaatatcttaagaacgggtcactcacgaattttaagtaaaaaatacGTGAGGGTCACTcacgttcttaagatatttactatgactgtgtctcacggaagttttgttattaaaattacattttctaTGGTAGTTAAAATTAGGTTTTTAAAGGTGTTTACCTTTATGGTACCTAAGTATCAAAAACCAATTGAGATACAGTTTAGATTAATATGAGTAGTTAGTAACCAAATAAAGGTAATGTGTATTAAAGATAAGTTGTTACCTAATTTTCTTATTGTCAATATGGATTTACCAATACCCTCAAATTCAAATATacgtaataattaaaattatgtccGTTTGCAGAATCACTACACATTACACTTCTGT
This window of the Cydia fagiglandana chromosome 15, ilCydFagi1.1, whole genome shotgun sequence genome carries:
- the LOC134671343 gene encoding B-cell lymphoma/leukemia 11A, with product MRIKMPAVRIAQADADSAAEGGGSPTPGMSDTLTCGACRRAFALADIVRFIQHKISSCDKDLTSYHCYTAGPNSDPEDGSRPGQVSSANASGRRPSLLTARRPPSSRVHTPPLASPSIAPPDLIEDGGASSTPKRLLDEADAGVSTPKRRASTSPMPSSSPDEDIKPKIKQEHMDTSASPDDQKKSRTEVADAESNTMHSEPSNYVCSTCKARVHSAWRLLQHVQHVHGVKIYVDNAPQQHLNKQNHSSSSTSSSSSGCSSTGAPLPPPSLRHHPLLPPPDMHSPFGVGGLLRMPLPGSLPPLAHPSVPPAPLFARPNHHDHRFRMEQLVSEQFRHHGINLAAAAAAVAANSLPPHQPFPSPADRPPVIPTSVSSRDRVPPVSQPLSLEPQLDFYSQRLRQLAGTTSPGAATGNSSSPSPRKHSPPFASPSPSRVGQTPPVGAGPGTVDAPRDASRPHSSTSPERRAEPPIADAPPDRPSSTPPAKRNNDEAVHSCEFCGKKFRFENNLMVHRRTHTGEKPYKCSECDEAFEKVSKLKRHMKVHRGTDANTEDGESGGDTGEDDSDEDLEDEELDGEEDEENEDGEDVEEAEDLTVSNSSAPSAPPRKQSLPLPAHPPSASVVGELMDKFGLSNIAQYSEAFKQALQESGNSLKWQLAKDRDNNNGPSSDKPNGMPPTAALRLKEEFAKMPPQPHPLFNPFENPFEASKRMKLDMDRGEGWWLPTLHAQRPPENIFDGLKNTSNGLLQNPLLKSKEGRRNDTCEYCGKVFKNCSNLTVHRRSHTGEKPYKCELCSYACAQSSKLTRHMKTHGRLGKDVYRCRFCEMPFSVPSTLEKHMRKCVVNQSNGAPLALSDDSNACREEAS